GGCCCCGCCACTTCGCGACCGGAGCCCTGCGCGAGGGCGACGATCCCGCGTGGGATCTGCTGCCGGATATCGATGCCGATCCGGCGGCCTTCCCGATCCTGTCATGGGCGGTGGAGCCGGGCGACATCGTCGCCTTCCATGGCCTGACGCTTCACGGCGCCGAGGGCAACAGCTCGTCGAGCGCCAGGCGGCGGGTGCTCTCGGCGCGCTGGACCGGAGACGATGCGCGCTTCATGCGCCGTGGTGGGCCGATGTCCCCACCGCCGCTCGAAGACGCGCCGCCGGACGGCGCGCCGGTCGATTGCCCGTCCTTCCCCGTGGTGCTGGCGTCCTAGAGACACTTCCGGAGAAGACGCTCGGAAAGACGCCCGAGCCGCCGTCATGCACCCATGCCTCCGGCCGGTGAACCAGCGGCGAGGGGCGCATCGCCATTCGCAGAGACGCACCGGCCGCGACGCGGCCGCCGGTTCCGTCGCCGCTCCCCTAGACCGCGCAAAGGCGCGCCATGCTCCGTTCCTCCCCTTCCGGCGAAGCCGGTGACCACACGCCCGCGCCCGTCGAGAGCTGTGACGTCGTGGTCATCGGTTCCGGTTCGGCGGCGCTGACCGCCGCGCTCGCGACCGCCGTCGCCGGGCTGAAGACGGTCATCCTGGAAAAGACCGACCGGATCGGTGGCACCAGCGCGATGTCCGGAGCGGGAACGTGGGTTCCCGCCAATCATCATGCGCGCGCGGCCGGCATCGATGACAGTCCGGCGGAGGCGCTCGCCTATATCCGCGCTGCCGCCCCGGCCGGCTGGCAGGAAACCGAGGACGCATTGTGGCAGAGCGCGGTCGCGGCCGCCCCGACGATGCTCGCGTTCGTCGAGGCGCGGTCGCCGCTGCGGTTCGCGCTCGCCGGCGACCCCGATCCCCGCCTCGATCTGCCGGGCGCCAAGGCCCGCGGCCGTATGGTATCGCCGCTGCCCCTGCGCCGCGCCCTGCTCGGCCCGCTCGCCGGCAAGCTGCGACCCTCGACCCTGCCGCAGATCTACACCTATCAGGAGGTCCACGCCCTCGACGTCTATCACCACCCGCTCCGGGCGGGCCTGAAGATGGCGCCGGTGCTGGCGTGGCGCTGGCTGACCGGACAGCGCGCCAAGGGCGCGGCTCTGATCGTCGGTCTCCTGCGCGGCGCGCTTGATGCCGGTGCCCGCATCGAACTCTCGGCCCGCGCCCGGGAACTCGTGACCGAGCCCGCGACCGGCGCCGTCACCGGCGTGGTCTACGAGCAGAATGGCCGCCTCCATTGTCTCCATGCCGGTAAGGGGGTCGTGATCGCAAGCGGCGGCTTCGAATGGGACCCGACGCTGCGCGATCGGCATTTTCCCGGCCCCTGGGACTATATCGCCAGCCCGCGCGGCAACGAGGGCGACGGCCACCGCATGGCTGCCGCCGTGGGGGCCGCGCTGGCCCACATGGACCAGGGCAACGTCAACCCGGCGATGCCGACGCGCTATGAACGCCGGCTGCACGGCCTCGGCCTGTTCTTCCACCGCGAGGCCAACGCCATCCTCGTGGACAAGAACGGCCATCGCTTCGCCGACGAATTCGCGTTCAATATCGGGGAGATCGTCGACCGGCGCGATCCGGTGACCGGATTGCCGCTGCACCTGCCGGCGTGGCTGATCACCGATTCCGACTTCCTGCGCAAGGCGCCCATCGTGCGCCTCTACGCGCGGCACGATCCCCGCTGGCTGGTGCGTGCGCCCACGGTCGAGGCACTGGCGGACCTGATCCGCCTGCCCGCGGCGACACTCGCGGCGACGGTCGCGCGGTTCAACGGGTTCTGCGCCAACGGTCACGACGCCGATTTCGGTCGCGGCGCACGGTCCGCCGAGGATCCGAAGCGCGCCACCGGTGAGCCGGCGCTGGCGCCGATCCGCCGGGCGCCGTTCTACGCCATGCCGTTCAATCGCTCCTTCCTCGCGACCAAGGGCGGCCCGCGCACCGACGAAGCCGGGCGCGTCCGGCGGCCCGACGGAATCGTGATCGAGGGGCTCTACTGCGCGGGCGTGGCCATGGCGAACCCCATCGGCACCCGCGCCGTCGGCGCCGGCACCACCATCGGCCCGAACATGACGTGGGGTTTCATCTGCGCGCGGGACATCGCCGCCCGCGCCGGTGTCGCCCTGCCCGGCAGCGAAGCCGAAAGCGCGCCTGTTGCTCCAGAACCCGACCGAGCCCAGAAGGAACCCATGCGATGACAACCCCCGAAAGCGCGTCTTCCATCGGCACGAGGCTCTCCGGCCGCGTGGCCGTCGTGACCGGTGCCGCGCGCGGCATCGGCCGGGCTATCGCCGTGGAGATCGCACGGGAGGGCGGCGCCGTCGCCGTCGTCGCGGGCACGGACGCGGCCGGCGCGGCGGAAACGGCCGCGCTCGCGGCAGCCCACGGCGCTCCTGTGCACACCTACCTTGCCGACGTCACCGACCGGGCCGGCACCGAAGCGCTGATGGCGCGGGTGATCGCCGATTTCGGCGGCCTCGACATCCTCGTCAACAATGCCGGCCTCGGCCGGCAGGCGCCCCTGCTCGAACTCGCGGAAGAGGATTGGGAGGCCGTGTTCCGCGTCAACACGAAGGGCGCGTTCCTCGCCGGTGTGGCTGCGGCGCGCCACATGAAGGCCGCCGGCCGGGGCTCCATCGTCAACATCGCGGGCGCCTCTGCCCACCGCTCCTATCCCGGCGCGGGTGCCTACGGCCCGGCCAAGGCGGCGGTCGTCAGCCTGACCCGGCAGATGGCGCTCGAATGGGCGGACTACGGCATCCGCGTGAACGGGGTCAGCCCGGGACCGATCCGCGAGCCCGGCACCGGCTGGGAGGCGCGCGAGCCGGCGCTCGCGACCGAAGTTGCGCGCCTGCCGCTGAAGCGCGCGGGCTCGCCCACGGAGGTCGCCCGCGCCGTGACCTATCTTGCCAGCAACGATGCGGCCTACATGACCGGCCAGATGCTGATCGTCGACGGCGGCGGCGTCGAGACCTGGTACCTGTCACTGTAAGGGACGGCGAGGCCGCGCCGTCATCCGGCGGCTGCCTCGCCTGGACGCTGCAATATCCTGGGACGCTGCAGCCACCTCGGGCACGACGAGCCGCTGCGCTCCGGCGAACCGCAGCCCTCTCAGGCAGGTTGCGGGCGCATGGCGTGGGCCTTCAGGTCGAAGCCCTCGTCCGCCGCCTCCGCCGGGGAAAGCGCGATCCCGCCGCCCACCAGCCGGCGCGCCACCATGTGGTCGGCGGGGCGCCCGACACTCTCCACGGCCACGAGCCTGCCCGCCCGGTAGCGGAACGCGGAGAAGGCACCGTCTTCCGGCGCGCCGCGCAGCACCGTCTCGTCCGCGCCGTGGGCGAGGCCCGCGATCTGCAGCTTGAGATCGCCCTGATGGCTCCAGAACCAAGGCACCGCGCCATATGGCTCCGTCGGCTTGCCGGCAAGCCGGGCGGCGACGAGACGGGCCTGATCGGCCGCGTTCTGCACGGATTCGATGCGCACCGGAGCGGTCGCATGAAGGCTCGGATGACGCGCACAGTCCCCGATGGCGAAGATACGCGGATCGGCGGTCGCAAGCCCGGCATCGACCAGGACGCCGTCGTCGACCGCAAGACCGGCAGCGGCCGCCAGATCGTCGTTCGGCAGCACGCCGATGCCGACGATGACGAGATCGGCGGCGAGCACATCCCCGCCCGCCAGTTCGACGGCCCGCACACGCCCCTCGTCGCCGAGGCAGCGTGCCACGCCGGCATGGAAGCGGAACGCAACGCCGAGCGCGGCGAGCACCCCCTCGTGATGGCGCGACACCGCCTCGCAAACGGCGCGCCCCATCACCCTTCCCGTGGTCTCGACGACCGTCACCGGCCGTCCGCTCAAGGCCACCGTGGCGGCGATTTCGAGGCCGATGAAGCCGCCGCCGATCACGACGACGCTCTGCGCTTCTTCGAGCCCGGCCCGGATGGCTGCGGCGTCATCGACGGTGCGCAGGCCGAGAATGCCGTCAAGATCGCTTCCGGACAGCGACAGCATCCTGTTGCGGGTGCCGGTGGCGAGCACCAGATGGCCGAAGCCGACGCGGCTTCCATCGGCCAGGACCACGGCGCCGTCCCGCCGGTCGATTGCCGTCACACGGGTCCCCGCGACGCGCTCGATGGACTTGTCGGAAAACTGCTTCTCCGACCAGAACCGCAGGTCCTCCGGCAGCATCGGCCCCTTCAGATAATCCTTGGAAAGCGGCGGACGCTGGTAGGGCAGATGCGGCTCGTCACCGATGAGCACGATGCGGCCGTCCCGCCCCTGCTGGCGCAACGCGGATGCGAGCTGAAATCCCGCATGACCGCTTCCGACGATGACGATGTCGTCCATAGAACTCTCCATGCGGCTTTATCGGTGCCGGCGCGCCCGACAGCCCGGTCCAGCCAGCGTCCGGATATACCGGTGAAAGCGAGGGCATGCGCGACCGCGCTTTCAGGCGTCCAGGCCGGGACCGAGGGGGATCGGGGACCGCGGGCGGGCTTGAGGCGCGGGGCGGTTTCGGGGATGGGCAGCGGATCCGGGAGGCTCCAGATTTCCCGCTTGGACCGCATTTGTCAATCGATCGTTCAATTAATTACAGAACCTCTCAGGTCGCGCCTTCTACGGCATTCGCCTGCGGCACGCCGCAGCGCCTCCCACCAGGCGAGGCTGCGGACTATGACGGCCTATCATGCTGGTATAGAACACGATCCGGGTCCGTTCTCCATCTGGAACGCCCGGCGAGACGGCGATGAAACGCTCGCGCTCCCGCGGGATCGCGCTTGACGCGCCGTCATTTAATTGATTGATCAAATCATGATCCGAATCGAGGGATGGTCTGCCGTCCGACCCGTTGAAGGCGCCGCCGCGGCCCGCCCCTCATCGCTCCTCGGGCGGAGGAAAGGCATCGAATTCATGGCGACGGGCGCGGCGATGTCTGCGATGCTGGCGCGTGTCGTGGGGTGAATGCGGTGCCGATATCGGGGGATAAAGCGGGCCAGGAAAGGTGCGGCGCCGTCCGGTGTCGGCTCGCGGCCGCGCGGGCGGCCCCAGCGGGCCGACAAGCCGGTCAGCAGACATTCAAGACCCGCCGCGGCGGCAGCAGGAACACGAGCCGATGACGACGACTTCCGCGCGCGCGCGGCCCCGCAAAACTCCTGCCAAGCTGGATATGCCGCCCGCCGAACCAGCGGCGGTCGACGCGCCGCCATCCTTGGGCAAGGCATCGCCCATCTCAAGGGCCGCTGCCAAAGCTCCGGCAGTCAAGACTCCGGCCGTCAAAGCTCCGCGCAAGCCGCGCAAGACCGTCGAACTGCATCCCAATGCCGAGCGCACCGGCGTGGCCGAGGCGCTGCGGAAGATCGCGCTCGACCTGTTCGCCAGCCAGAACTACTCGACCGTCACCATCAAGGACATTTCCGGCGCCACCGGCGTCAATCCCTCGCTGATCTACTATTATTTCGGCAGCAAGGAGCAGCTCTTCCTCGATGTCGTGAACTCGGCCGTCGAGGAGGCGTTCGCGAAATTCGAGTCGGTCACGGGTCGCGCGGATTCGCCTGAAAACATCATCTCCGCCTGGATCGAGATCCATATCGCCCAGTTCGTGATGCTTCAGAAGCTTGCGAAGATCAGCCTCGACTACGCCTGCACGTCGAGCCGCACGCTGCAGGTCGACAAGGCCATCCGCAAATTCTACGATAAGGAATCGGTCGTGCTCAGCCGCGCGATCCGCGCCGGCGTCGCAAAGGGCATCTTCCGTCCGGTCGACCCGACGGAGGCGGCAACCTTCATCTCGACTTTCCTCGACGGTGTCCTGTTCCGCAACGTCATGTTCCCGACGTTCGATTATTCCGCCGCCATCTCCCACATGCGCACGCTGGTGCTCGACCACCTCCGCACCGACGCTCCCCGCCAGACGCAGGCGTGAGGCGGCCGGAACGCCGTCGCGGAAGGCCGCTATCCTGGGACGATGATGTCGGCCCCACCGATCCCCGCGAAGCCCGGAACCGAACGGCGGATCGTGCGCAAATCCAGGCACCGTGCGACATGGTCGCTCTCCGAGGCCGCAGGATCGCCGTCTGTCTTGAAGCGGAGACGACCCGGCGCGTATACCCTGCCGCGGCAGTCACGATGCTGGTGACCGCAGCCATCATTGCCCGGGCCCGGGGCGCCCGGTCATAGTTCGCAGAACGAAGCCAGCCGGAGCCGCCCGCCATGGTCGACGATACCGCCTTTCTGTCGGTCCGGTCGCTGGCAGAGGGCTATCGTGCCGGGCGCTTCACACCCGCCGATGTCTGCCGCCGCGCGTTGGAGCGGCTGCGGGCGTGGGAACCGAAGCTGAACGCCTTCATCGACCCGATGACGGATCTCGTCATCGAACAGGCCGAACGCGCGACGGCCGAACTCGCCGCGGGGCGGGATCTCGGCCCCCTGCACGGCGTTCCCGTCGCCATCAAGGATATCATCGACGTCGCCGGCGTCCCGACCACCTGTGCAACCAGAGCCCTTGCGCCGCGCATCGCCGAGAGGGATGCCGCCTGCGTGCAGCGCCTGCGCGAAGCGGGCGCGATCCCGTTCGGCAAGACCAATCTTCTGGAATTCGCATACGGCATCGTCCACCCCGATTTCGGCCAGACGAACAATCCGGCCGATCCGTCCCGCACCGCCGGCGGATCCAGCGGCGGCTCGGCCGCCGCCGTGGCGGCCGGGATCGTGCCGCTGGCACTCGGCACCGACACCGGTGGCTCGGTCAGGGCGCCGGCGGCCTATTGCGGCGTCGTCGGTCTGAAGCCGACCTTCGGGTTGCTGCCGCTCGACGGCGTCTATCCGCTATCACCGAGCCTCGACCATCTCGGCATTCTCGGCCGCAGCGGCGAGGATGTGGAGCTGGCGCTGCGCGCGCTGGCGGCATCGGCGCCGGCATCGCCGCCGATCGTCCGTCCCGAGGGACTTCGCCTCGGCGTCGCGCTGAACCAGTGGGACAACCCGGCCCTCACCCGGGAGGTGCGTTTGCGCATCGCGGCGGCCCTCTGCCGCTTCGAGACGGCCGGCGTGACGATCGTGCGGATCGATCTTCCCGCGCCGGGCGCGATGGCCGCGGCGCTGCTCGACATCCTGCTGCCGGAGGCGGCGCAGATCCATGCCCGAACCTTCCAGGATGCGGCCGCGGGCTACGCCGCCGGCACCGCCGAGCAGATCCGCGCGGGGATGAGCCTGCCGGCGCTGCGCTATGTGGACGCAAAGTCCCGGCAGCGCATCTGGACGGCGGAGCTCGATGCCGTGTTCGACACGGTCGACGCGATCGTCGGGCCGACGGTTCCCTTCGTCGCTCCCGACACCGACCCTGCTCTGAGCGCGGAGGGTGACGACGAGATCCTGATGCTGACGCACGCCAATCTGACCGGCGCGCCGAGCATTTCCATTCCGTGCACGCGGAACGGCGGGTTGCCCATCGGGCTTCAGTTCACCGGCAGGCGCGGCGAGGATTTCCCCCTGCTGGCGCTCGTCCGGCAGCTCGAGCGGCTTTAGAGCATATCCGTTCAGATCGAACCGATCTGAACGGCAAGAATATGCTCAAGCCTTTGAATCTGGAGCGATTTCTAGTCGATCTGATGATTCCATGAGATCGGAAAGCGCTTTAAAGAGATTTCCTCTCGACCGGCCGCGCTTCACGCCGCGGCGGTGCTCATGAGGCGCGCGGCATCGGCGATATCGGCGGCGAGTTCCTCGACGCGCTCCGGATCCGCGTCCCAGGCGAACATGAAGCGCGCGCCGCCGCCGATGAAGGTATAGAAGCGCCAGCCCCGGCGGCGCAGATCGTCCAGCAGCGGCTCGGGCGCATGGATGAAAACCGCGTTCGCCTGAACGGGAAACAGCAGCTCCACCCCGGATATGCCAGCGATGGCACCGGCGAGGCGCGTGGCGCAGGCATTGCCGTGCCGGGCATTGCTGAGCCATGCCCCGCTTTCGAGAAGCCCGATCCACGGTGCGGACAGAAAGCGCATCTTCGAGGCGAGCTGACCGGCCTGCTTGCAGCGATAGTCGAAATCGGCGGCGAGCGCACGGTCGAAGAAGATCACCGCCTCGCCGACCGCCATCCCGTTCTTGGTCCCTCCGAAGCACAGCACGTCGACGCCCGCCTTCCAAGTCATCTCGGCCGGCGAGCAGCCAAGAGTCGCGCAGGCATGAGCGAACCGGGCGCCGTCCATGTGCAATTTCAGCCCGAGCTCCCGGCAGACGGCCGCGATCGCTTCGATCTCGTCGAGGCTGTAGACCTGTCCCGTTTCGGTCGGCTGGGTGATCGTCACCACGCGAGGTTTGGGGAAGTGGATATCGGCCCGGCCGGTCGCGAGCGTGCGGATCATGTCGGGCGTCAGCTTGGAGGAACCGGGCGGGGCCACCAGCAGCTTGGAGCCGTTGGAGAAGAACTCCGGCGCGCCGCATTCGTCGGTCTCGACATGGGCGGCGGACGCGCAGATGACGCTGTGGAACGACTGGCAGAGCGCCGCCAGCGCCAGCGAATTGGCCGCCGTGCCGTTGAAGACGAAGAACACCTCGCAGTCGGATTCGAACAGCGTGCGGAACGCATCCGCGGCGAGCGCCGTCCACTCGTCGTCCCCGTATGAGACGCAGGAGCCGTCGTTCGCCCGCGTCATGGCGGCGAGGGCCTCCGGGCAGATCCCGGCATAGTTGTCGCTGCCGAATTGCTGGGCTGACGTGGCCATGGCGCAGGTCCGTTCCGGTTGTTGCAGTCGTGAGGTCGCGCGGGTCAGCCCGCGAGATCGCCGACGACGCGCACGCGCACGCGCAGCGGATCGCCGGGGATGTAGGACATCGGCGTGTCTTCCATGTCGAGCACCGCAAGCGAAGACGCCCCGGCGCCCGCGGCGATCGCCTGTTCCCGCGCAGAGGCGAGCGTCTCGGCGATCGCGGTTTCGCGCGGCACGCCGTAGAAGATGCGCTCGCTCTCGCCGCTGACCTGCGACATCGCCGCGCCGACCGCGTTGGCGACCCCGGCGTTCTCGACCTTGATGACGTGCGAGACGCCGGGAAGGCTGTCCGGCACCAGGAAGGCGCCGCCGCCGACCGCGATGACGGGGAGGTCGCCGGCGCTGGTCTTCATGCGGTCGACGAGATCGCCGAGCCGGGTCCCCATCCACGTCCGCACGGCCTCGACGAGGCCCGGCGATACGTCATCGACCTGCGTCGCATCCCCGAGATCGAGAAGCCCCAGCCGCACCCCGATGTCCGTCAGCGTCAGGGTGTCGCCGCCGGCGACGCGCGCCTTCTCAAGCAGGCGGAAGCCGACGCTGTCCGGGCCGATCAGCAGGGGATCCTCGCGGACGACGGTGCCGCCGCCGAGCGCCACCGCGACCACGTCGGGCATACGGAAGAAGGTGCGCACGCCGCCGATATCGACCTGGGTGTTGGCCTGGCGCGGGAAGCCGGCGCGCAGCATGCCGGCGTCGGTGGTCGTGCCGCCGACATCGAGCACGACCGCATCGGCGATGCCAGAGAGCAGATGCGCGCCGCGCATGCTGTTGGTCGGCCCGGAGGCGAAGCACAGCACCGGGAAGCGTTCCGCCTCCTCGGCGCGCACCACCGTGCCGTCGTTCTGGGTGAGATAGAGTGGCCCGGCCAGCCCCGACCGGCCGATGGCCTGCCGGAAGGCCTCGACGGTCCGGCGCGCGAGCCCGTGGAGCGCGCTGTTGAGGATGGTGGCGTTCTCCCGCTCGATCAGGCCGATGCGGCCGAGATCGCTGGAAAGCGTCACCGTCACATCCGGCGCGATTTCAGCGAGAACGGCCGCGGCCTCCCGCTCGCAATCGGCGATCAGCGGCGAGAACACGGCGGTGATCGCCGCGGCGGTCACGCCGCTGTCGCGGATCGCCTCCGCCGCCCGGCACATTCCGTCGCGGTCGAAGGCGACGATCGGCCGGCCGTCGAACTCGTGGCCGCCGGCGAGCAGGAACACCGGCCCCGCCACCGCCGCGCGCAGATCCTCCGGCCAGTCCGCCATCGGCTCGATGGAGGACGCCGCCGGCAGGCCGATGCGGATGACGGCGACCCTGGAGAGGCCGCGCCTCTCCACCACCGCATTGGTGAAATGGGTCGTGCCGACCATCACGGCGCGGACGTCCGGCGCCACGCCGTCCGCGGTCTCCAGCACATGGGCTAGGGCGGCGCCGACACCGGACGTGACGTCCGCCGTCGTCGGCGTCTTGATCGCCTTCAGGATGCGGTCGCCGTCGAGCAGCACCGCGTCCGTGTTGGTTCCGCCGACGTCGATCCCGATCCGCTTCATGACGCGAGTTCCTCGAAACGGCGATAATCGAAATCGTAGCCGAAGGCCCTCGGCCCCACGACGTTCAGCCCCTCGGGGCTGCGCATGATGGGATCCGCCGCGAGCACGACCACGGCGACGCGCTGGCCATAGCGGATCACCTCGGCACCGATCGCTTCGGCATTTTCCTCGTCGAGCACGGTGATGAGATCCGGCACGGAGGCGACCAGCGCCCCGTCCAGCCGGGCGACCGAGAACTCGTTCTGGAAGTCGACCACGAGTTCGCGAGCGTGATGCGCTCCGCTTCCGGCGAACCGGACCGTGCCGCGCACGAAGCCGCCCTCGGTCCGGCGCGAGACATCCTCGACCTTGCCGCTGAAGACGAGGCGGGCATGGGCGCCGCCGACCAGCGCGGCGACCGGATCCGTTCCCGCCGCCCTCGCCTGCTGGATCGTCCGGCCCATGGCGATCGCCCGCGAGACCGAGTGGAGGATGGCGTGGGCCTTCACCTCCGCCCCCGAACGCGGCGCCGTGCAGGTGCCCGCGATGGAGCCGAACTCGACCGCGATGCGGCGTCCAATCCGCTCCACCCGGGTGGCGGATTCGGCGCGCGCGATCAGCACCTCGTTGTCGCGGACGTCGGCGATGGCGAACGGCGCCACATCGAGGCCGCGAATGGCGAAGCTCGCCATCTGCGCTTCCGGAAAGGCGCGGCCCATCGTGTCGGCGTCGACGACCGGCAGCCCGAGCTCCATGCCGACCAGCATGGCGAAGAACGCGTTCTCGCCGCCGATCTCGATCGACATGATGGCGTCGAACGGCCTGCCGGTGTGGGCTTCCATCCGCCGCACGGCGCGGCAGATCGATTGCGGTTCCGGCAGACGCTCCTTCGTCACCAGCGGCGCGCCCATGATACAGACCACGGCGACGCGGGCATCGTCGGCGAGTTCGTTCGGGTCGACGAGGCTGATGCGGCGGCCACGGCGATAGTCCGCCTGCGCGCACATCAGTTCGAGGTGCGGATGGTTGCCCCCGCCGGTCCCGAGCACGCCCGCGCCGATGGCGAGCGCCTCGAGTTCGTCATAGTCGAGTTCACGCATGACACTATCGCCGTTGAAGGGGATCAGGCATCGACCAGCCAGACGGACTGGCTCGGCCAGGAGAACACGGCATTTGCGCCGCGCTCGGGCGTCGGCAGCGCCGCGCCCTGGTGGGCGGAGACCGTTCGCCCGTTCGGCAGGCGGCCGACGATCTGCTGCACCGACCCGGAGAACATGATTTCTTCCACGCGCGCCTCGATGCGGCAGTCGTGCGCCTCCGGCGCCGCAGAGCCGACGGCGACCGTCTCCGGCCGGACCACAAGAGCCACCGCCGCACCGGCGGAGCGTCCGCCGGCCTGGTCCTGGTTCAGCGCGACGGTCAACGGCAGCGCGGCGGCCTCGGCTGCCGGGCCGGCGACAATGCGGGCATCGAACAGGTTGGCGTTGCCGACGAAATCCGCCACGAAGCGCGTGGCCGGGCGCCGATAGAGGTTCTCGGGCGTGTCGAACTGTTCGAGCGCGCCGCCGTTCATCACGGCGATGCGGTCCGAAAGCGTCAGCGCCTCTTCCTGGTCGTGGGTCACCGCGACGAAGGTAAGGCCGAGGTCGCGGTGGATGGTCTTCAACTCGGCCTG
The genomic region above belongs to Pseudoxanthobacter soli DSM 19599 and contains:
- a CDS encoding FAD-dependent oxidoreductase — its product is MLRSSPSGEAGDHTPAPVESCDVVVIGSGSAALTAALATAVAGLKTVILEKTDRIGGTSAMSGAGTWVPANHHARAAGIDDSPAEALAYIRAAAPAGWQETEDALWQSAVAAAPTMLAFVEARSPLRFALAGDPDPRLDLPGAKARGRMVSPLPLRRALLGPLAGKLRPSTLPQIYTYQEVHALDVYHHPLRAGLKMAPVLAWRWLTGQRAKGAALIVGLLRGALDAGARIELSARARELVTEPATGAVTGVVYEQNGRLHCLHAGKGVVIASGGFEWDPTLRDRHFPGPWDYIASPRGNEGDGHRMAAAVGAALAHMDQGNVNPAMPTRYERRLHGLGLFFHREANAILVDKNGHRFADEFAFNIGEIVDRRDPVTGLPLHLPAWLITDSDFLRKAPIVRLYARHDPRWLVRAPTVEALADLIRLPAATLAATVARFNGFCANGHDADFGRGARSAEDPKRATGEPALAPIRRAPFYAMPFNRSFLATKGGPRTDEAGRVRRPDGIVIEGLYCAGVAMANPIGTRAVGAGTTIGPNMTWGFICARDIAARAGVALPGSEAESAPVAPEPDRAQKEPMR
- a CDS encoding SDR family NAD(P)-dependent oxidoreductase, whose amino-acid sequence is MTTPESASSIGTRLSGRVAVVTGAARGIGRAIAVEIAREGGAVAVVAGTDAAGAAETAALAAAHGAPVHTYLADVTDRAGTEALMARVIADFGGLDILVNNAGLGRQAPLLELAEEDWEAVFRVNTKGAFLAGVAAARHMKAAGRGSIVNIAGASAHRSYPGAGAYGPAKAAVVSLTRQMALEWADYGIRVNGVSPGPIREPGTGWEAREPALATEVARLPLKRAGSPTEVARAVTYLASNDAAYMTGQMLIVDGGGVETWYLSL
- a CDS encoding NAD(P)/FAD-dependent oxidoreductase; translated protein: MESSMDDIVIVGSGHAGFQLASALRQQGRDGRIVLIGDEPHLPYQRPPLSKDYLKGPMLPEDLRFWSEKQFSDKSIERVAGTRVTAIDRRDGAVVLADGSRVGFGHLVLATGTRNRMLSLSGSDLDGILGLRTVDDAAAIRAGLEEAQSVVVIGGGFIGLEIAATVALSGRPVTVVETTGRVMGRAVCEAVSRHHEGVLAALGVAFRFHAGVARCLGDEGRVRAVELAGGDVLAADLVIVGIGVLPNDDLAAAAGLAVDDGVLVDAGLATADPRIFAIGDCARHPSLHATAPVRIESVQNAADQARLVAARLAGKPTEPYGAVPWFWSHQGDLKLQIAGLAHGADETVLRGAPEDGAFSAFRYRAGRLVAVESVGRPADHMVARRLVGGGIALSPAEAADEGFDLKAHAMRPQPA
- a CDS encoding TetR/AcrR family transcriptional regulator — translated: MSARGRAGGPSGPTSRSADIQDPPRRQQEHEPMTTTSARARPRKTPAKLDMPPAEPAAVDAPPSLGKASPISRAAAKAPAVKTPAVKAPRKPRKTVELHPNAERTGVAEALRKIALDLFASQNYSTVTIKDISGATGVNPSLIYYYFGSKEQLFLDVVNSAVEEAFAKFESVTGRADSPENIISAWIEIHIAQFVMLQKLAKISLDYACTSSRTLQVDKAIRKFYDKESVVLSRAIRAGVAKGIFRPVDPTEAATFISTFLDGVLFRNVMFPTFDYSAAISHMRTLVLDHLRTDAPRQTQA
- a CDS encoding amidase, whose translation is MVDDTAFLSVRSLAEGYRAGRFTPADVCRRALERLRAWEPKLNAFIDPMTDLVIEQAERATAELAAGRDLGPLHGVPVAIKDIIDVAGVPTTCATRALAPRIAERDAACVQRLREAGAIPFGKTNLLEFAYGIVHPDFGQTNNPADPSRTAGGSSGGSAAAVAAGIVPLALGTDTGGSVRAPAAYCGVVGLKPTFGLLPLDGVYPLSPSLDHLGILGRSGEDVELALRALAASAPASPPIVRPEGLRLGVALNQWDNPALTREVRLRIAAALCRFETAGVTIVRIDLPAPGAMAAALLDILLPEAAQIHARTFQDAAAGYAAGTAEQIRAGMSLPALRYVDAKSRQRIWTAELDAVFDTVDAIVGPTVPFVAPDTDPALSAEGDDEILMLTHANLTGAPSISIPCTRNGGLPIGLQFTGRRGEDFPLLALVRQLERL
- a CDS encoding threonine aldolase family protein, which codes for MATSAQQFGSDNYAGICPEALAAMTRANDGSCVSYGDDEWTALAADAFRTLFESDCEVFFVFNGTAANSLALAALCQSFHSVICASAAHVETDECGAPEFFSNGSKLLVAPPGSSKLTPDMIRTLATGRADIHFPKPRVVTITQPTETGQVYSLDEIEAIAAVCRELGLKLHMDGARFAHACATLGCSPAEMTWKAGVDVLCFGGTKNGMAVGEAVIFFDRALAADFDYRCKQAGQLASKMRFLSAPWIGLLESGAWLSNARHGNACATRLAGAIAGISGVELLFPVQANAVFIHAPEPLLDDLRRRGWRFYTFIGGGARFMFAWDADPERVEELAADIADAARLMSTAAA
- a CDS encoding hydantoinase/oxoprolinase N-terminal domain-containing protein produces the protein MKRIGIDVGGTNTDAVLLDGDRILKAIKTPTTADVTSGVGAALAHVLETADGVAPDVRAVMVGTTHFTNAVVERRGLSRVAVIRIGLPAASSIEPMADWPEDLRAAVAGPVFLLAGGHEFDGRPIVAFDRDGMCRAAEAIRDSGVTAAAITAVFSPLIADCEREAAAVLAEIAPDVTVTLSSDLGRIGLIERENATILNSALHGLARRTVEAFRQAIGRSGLAGPLYLTQNDGTVVRAEEAERFPVLCFASGPTNSMRGAHLLSGIADAVVLDVGGTTTDAGMLRAGFPRQANTQVDIGGVRTFFRMPDVVAVALGGGTVVREDPLLIGPDSVGFRLLEKARVAGGDTLTLTDIGVRLGLLDLGDATQVDDVSPGLVEAVRTWMGTRLGDLVDRMKTSAGDLPVIAVGGGAFLVPDSLPGVSHVIKVENAGVANAVGAAMSQVSGESERIFYGVPRETAIAETLASAREQAIAAGAGASSLAVLDMEDTPMSYIPGDPLRVRVRVVGDLAG
- a CDS encoding DUF917 domain-containing protein, coding for MRELDYDELEALAIGAGVLGTGGGNHPHLELMCAQADYRRGRRISLVDPNELADDARVAVVCIMGAPLVTKERLPEPQSICRAVRRMEAHTGRPFDAIMSIEIGGENAFFAMLVGMELGLPVVDADTMGRAFPEAQMASFAIRGLDVAPFAIADVRDNEVLIARAESATRVERIGRRIAVEFGSIAGTCTAPRSGAEVKAHAILHSVSRAIAMGRTIQQARAAGTDPVAALVGGAHARLVFSGKVEDVSRRTEGGFVRGTVRFAGSGAHHARELVVDFQNEFSVARLDGALVASVPDLITVLDEENAEAIGAEVIRYGQRVAVVVLAADPIMRSPEGLNVVGPRAFGYDFDYRRFEELAS